The Variovorax sp. S12S4 genome includes the window AGGCAAGGATCAGCACGCGCAGCGTCATGCGGCCGCTGTCTCGGCGGGGAGGGCGCCGGCGCGTTCGAGCGCCTGATCCACAGTGCAGACGGTGGCAAACCGGCCGTCCAGCACAGCCGCCGTACGGGCCTTGATGTCAGCCGCGGCAAGCGGGCGGCCGTCGGGCTGCACCATGTCGAAAGTGAGCGTGGCCTCGGTCACATAGTCGACTTCCCAGCCCAGGTCGGACGCATGGCGCGTGGTGGTTTCGCAGCATTGCTCGGTGCGGATGCCGCTCACGATCAGCCGGCCGATGCCTTGCTGCGTGAGCCAGATGTCGAGCCCGCTGTTGACCAGCGCGCTGTGGCGGTGCTTGGTGAATGTGGCTGCGGCTTCGAATGCCGCCAGGCCTTCGATCGGCCGCACCAGGCCCGACTCGATGGCGAAGGGGTGGCTTGCGACGGCAGGCTCATCGACATGGAAGACCCGCACGATCGGAATGCCGGCGGCCGCGCAGCCTTCGATCAGCGCGTTCTGGGCGGCGAAATAAGGCCGCGCAACTTCTTCGGACCAGTAGGCACGCTGGCGGAAGGATTCCTGCGCGTCGATCACTATCAGACACGATTTCATGGGTATGGGGCTCGAAGGGCGGAGTGAATGATGCCGCCTATTCTTCTGCGCCGCCAGCCCGTGGTCCGCGCCAAAGCGGACCAGAACCGATCAAATCAGGACATCGGAGCTAGACCAGGCCGGCGGCCTGCAGCTCTTTCTTGAGGTAAGCGTAGAAAAGCGGCGCCGCCACCAGCCCGGCCGGGCCGAACACCGCCTCGGCCACGAACATCACCGCCAGCAGTTCCCACACCCGCATTTGGGTGCGGCTGCCGACCACCTTGGCGTTGATCACGTATTCCGCCTTGTGGATGATGATGAGGAATACGAGGCAGGCCAGCGCCGTGATCGGCGAGACGGACAGCGCCACCAGCGTGATCACCGCATTGCAGACCAGGTTGCCCACGATCGGCACCAAGCCGGCCACGAAGGTCAGCGTGATGAGTGCCGGCGTGTAGGGCAGGTGCGGCCCCCAGAGCGGCAGCAGGAACAGCAGGAAGATGGCGGTCAGCAGGGTGTTGAATGCCGCAATCCAGAACTGCGCCGCAACGATCTGCCCGAACGCCTCGCCGAAGATCGTGATGCGGCGGTAGAGCTGCGCGGCCAGGGGCCGGCGCTGCAGCGGCGGCGGCGCAATGGCGGCCAGCCCGCCCACGATGAGGCCCACATAGGCAAACAGCAGGCCGCCCAGCCAGGCGCGCCCCGCCAGCGCCAGCGAGCCGGCCTGCGCCCGGAGGTAGTTGGCGACCACGCGCTGCACCTCGGCCGCTCCTTCCGGCAGGTAGACCGCAATTTCGGGTGGCAGCTTGAGCCGCAGTTCCAGCACCGTGCGGGCCGTGTAGTCGAGCAGTTCGCGGTACTGGTCGGGTGCGTCGACGATGTACTCGCGCGCTTGCGACAGCCCCACCGATATCAGCGCGATGGGCGCCAGCAGCACCAGCGTGACCGCCAGTACCCGCGCCAGCACATCGGCACGGGCTTGCGGCAGCCTCGCCCGGCCGAGGCCGCCGCCGATAAGGCGTGCAAACCGGCGGGTGGCCAGAAAGCCGATGCATACGCACAGCAGCCCGGGCAGCAGGTGCTGCCACATCACCAGCAGCAGGGCGGCCGGCATCAGCAGGTAGCTGGCCAGCACCACGTTGCGCGAGGCGGGCTGTGGCTTGGTGTCGATATTGACGACGAGCGGTTTGGTCATCAGGGACCGGGTGCTGCGCTGGTTGCGAGCCTCGGAAAGAGGATCAACCGACCACCACGGCGGCGCCGGTGCCCCGCTCGGCGATGGTGCCGATCTCGTACACCGCTTCGCCGGCCGTGCGCAGCGTGGCGGCGCAGGCGGCGGCTTCGGCCGCGTCGATCACCACCACCATGCCAATGCCGTTGTTGAAGGTGCGGTTCATCTCGATGTCATCGATGCCGGCCACCTTCTGCAGCCAGGCGAAGAGCTCGGTCTGCGGCCAGCTGCCCTTCTTGAGGTGGGCCGCCGTGCCTTCGGGCAGCACGCGCGGAATGTTCTCGAGCAGGCCGCCGCCGGTGATGTGGGCCAGCGCCTTGATCGGGTGCTTGGCCAGCGCCTCGAGCACCGGCTTCACATAAAGGTGGGTGGGCTCCATCACGGCTTGGCGGAAGGGCTTGCCGTCGAGCGTGGCGGGCAAATCGGCACCCGCGCGTTCGATCACCTTGCGCACCAGGCTGAAACCGTTGGAATGCACGCCGGCCGAGGCCAGGCCCAGCACCACGTCGCCGGGCTTGACGTTCTGGCCCGTGAGGATTTTGGATTTTTCGACCGCGCCGACCGCAAAGCCCGCCAGGTCGTACTCGCCGGCCGGGTACATGCCGGGCATTTCGGCGGTTTCGCCGCCGATCAGCGCGCAGCCGGAGATTTCGCAGCCGCGGGCGATGCCGCCGATCACGGCCGCGGCCGTGTCCACGTCGAGCTTGCCGCAGGCGAAATAGTCGAGGAAGAAGAGGGGCTCGGCGCCTTGCACCAGCACGTCGTTGACGCTCATGGCCACCAAGTCGATGCCCACGGTGTCGTGCATGTTCCACTCGAAGGCCAGCTTGAGCTTGGTGCCCACGCCGTCGGTGCCGCTCACCAGCACCGGCTCCTTGTAGCGCTTGGGCACCTCGAACAGCGCGCCAAAGCCGCCGATGCCGGCCAGCACGCCTTCGCGCAGGGTCTTCTTGGCCAGAGGCTTGATGCGGTCGACCAGGGCGTCGCCGGCATCGATATCGACACCGGCATCCTTGTAGCTGAGCGGGGTGGGCGTAGGGGAAGTCATGGTCGGACGGTGTCGAGAAGGACGGGAAGGAGGCGAAGAGGTGGAGGCGCCGGCAACCGAAGCGGCCGGGCCGATAGAATTCCTCACGATTTTAAGGGCCCCAGCGGCCCCTTCCATGAACCTTCCCGGGATGAAACAGCTCGCGCTCGATATCGGCATTGCGACGGGCCCCAGCTTCGACGCTTTTTTTGCCGGCCCGAACGAGGCGGCGCTGCGGCACCTGCAACTGTGGGTGGGCGGCGCCGGCAATTCGGTGCCGCACTCTCCTGTGCCCACCTATCTGTGGGGCGAAGGCGGCAGTGGCAAGACCCATCTGCTCGAATCGGTGCGTGTCGCACTGCGCGAGCAGGGCGCGAGCGTGGGCTGGCTGCACGCCGGCCTGCTGGAGCCGCCCGAGTTCGACGAGCGCTGGGGCGCGGTGCTGCTCGACGACGTGCACCTCTACACCGCCGTGCAGCAGCACGCGGCCTTCAACTGGTTCGTCAACGCGCAAACCCTGCAGCGCGGGGTGGTGGCCGCCGGCGCTTTGCCGCCGGCCGACCTGTCGCTGCGCGAAGACCTTCGCACCCGGCTGGGCTGGGGCCACGTGTTCCACCTGCAGGTGCTGAGCGAAAGCGAACGCCGCGCGGTGCTGCGCCAGGCGGCCGATGCGCGGGGCGTCATGCTGTCGGACGACGTGCTCGACTACATGCTGCACCGCTTCAGCCGCGACCTGGGCAGCCTGATGGAGCTGCTCACGCAGCTCGACGGCTATGCCTTGCAGACACAGCGCGCGATCACGATCCCGCTGATCCGATCCATGCTCGAAAACGAATAGAGAAGAGCTTCAACCAACAATGATCAAGAAATTCATCGACAAGCTGCTCGGCAAATCGGCCGGCGGCGCGCAGGGCAAGAGCCGCTTCGGCAAGCGCCAGGAGGTGCCTGCGGAGGTTCACAAGATCGATCCGGCCCTGGTCGACGAACGCGCGAAAAACGTGGTCACCACGCTCCAGCAGGCGGGCTATGAGGCTTATGTGGTGGGCGGTGCGGTGCGCGACCTGCTGCTGGGCCTGCGTCCGAAGGATTTCGACGTGGCCACCAACGCCACGCCGGAGCAGGTCAAGTCGCTTTTCAGGCGCGCCTTCATCATCGGCCGGCGCTTTCGCATCGTGCACGTCGTGTACGGCCGGGGCCGCGAGCACGAGGTGATCGAGGTCTCGACCTTCCGCGCCTACATGGACAACGCCGCCGCCGAGCAGGTGGCCGGCAACGAGCGCACCAGCAAGGGCGAACTTGCGAGCATGAAGCACGCGGTGGACGCCAGCGGCCGCGTGCTGCGCGACAACGTGTGGGGCCCGCAGGAAGAAGACGCGGCGCGCCGCGACTTCACCGTGAACGCCATGTACTACGACCCGGCCAACCAGATCGTGGTCGACTATCACAACGGCATCAAGGACGCGCAGAAACTCACGCTGCGCATGATCGGCGACCCCGCCACGCGCTACCGCGAAGACCCGGTGCGCATCATTCGCGCCATTCGCTTCTCGGCCAAGCTCGCGGCCCTGGGTTTCAAGATGGAAGCCAAGACGGCGGCCCCGCTGGTCGAGTCGAGCAAGCTGCTGGCCGACGTGCCGCAAAGCCGCCTGTTCGACGAAATGCTCAAGCTGCTGCAAACCGGCCATGCCATTGCCACGGTCGAGCAACTGCGCAAGCTGGGCCTTGTGACGGGGATCTATCCGCTACTCGATGTGGTGGTGGAGCGTGCCGATTCACCTTTCGTGAAGGCCGCCCTGCAGGACACCGACCGCCGCGTGGGCGAAGGCAAGCCCGTGGCGCCCAGCTTCCTGCTGGCTTGCGTGCTGTGGGCCGATGTGCGCGACGGCTGGGCCCAGCGCATCGAAGGCCGGCACGGCCAGCGCCCGCAGCCGCCTTTCCCGGCGCTGCAAGACGCCATCGACGACGTGTTCAACGCCCGCATCGGAGATGTGTCGGGCCGCGGCAAGCTCGCCGGCGACATGCGCGAGATCTGGATGATGCAGCCGCGCTTCGACAAGCGCACCGGCTCCACCCCCTACAGCCTGGTCGAGCAGGCGCGGTTCCGTGCCGCCTTCGACTTCATGCGGCTGCGCGCGGATGTTGGCGAAGTCAGCGAAGCCATTGCCGAGTGGTGGCAAGAGTTCAGCACCGCCGACGACGTGCGCCGGCAAGACTTGCTGGAGCAGGTGCGCGACGAACAAAAGACTCGCCAGCGCGTGCGCACGCGCGACCCCGTGGCGCCCAAGCCCCGCGGTGAACCGGCTGCCCGCCAGCGCCAGGCCGACGCCGAGCCGCGGCAGGGCGACGACGAGGAAGAAGCGGAAGTCGAGGCCGGCGCCGTGCCGCCCGATGGCGAAGCGGCCGCGCCGCGCAAGCGCCGCCGACGCCGCAAGCCGCGCACCGGCGGTGGCGGCAGTAGTGGCGGCGAGGGCGGCGGGAGCGCCGAAGGCGCATGAGCACGTCCGACCTGCCGAAGGACGGCAAGAAGAGTTCCAAGACCAGTGACAAGGCCAAGGCCGCTCCACCGCGCGCGGGCGGTGCCAGGCCCCCGCCGGCCGGCGCCAGGAAGGGCCCGCCCGGCACCCCTCCTGCGCGCCGTGCGCCTGCCCGCGCCCCCACGAGTCGCCCGCGCGGCCCGCGCGAGGACTACCCCACCGTGCAGGCCTTCGTCGCCATCGGCGCCAACCTGGGCGATGCCGAGGCGGCCGTGAAGGCCGCCATGACTGCGATCGGCGCGTTGCAGCGGACCCAGGTGACGGCCCGTTCATCGCTCTATCGCAGTGAGCCGGTGGATGCCGAGGGCCCCGATTTCATCAACGCCGTGGTGGCCGTGCGCACCGGCCTGGACGCCGAGCAGTTCCTCGTTGCGTTGCAGCGCCTCGAGACGCAGGCCGGCCGCGAAAGGCCATTCCCCAATGCGCCGCGCACGCTCGATCTCGACCTGCTGATGCACGGCAATTCAGTGATCGACACGCCGACGCTGACCCTGCCGCACCCCCGCATGCGCGAGCGCGCCTTCGTGCTGAAGCCGCTCGCTGAAATCGCGCCCGACAAGGTGCCGCGCGCTGCGCTGGCACGCGTCACAGGCCAGGTGGTCAAGCGCATCGTCTGAAGAAGGCGGCCGTGCTGCTTTACGTCCTCGATCTCGCCGGTGTGGCGGTCTTCGCGGTCAGTGGGGCCCTGGGCGCCGGCCATGCGGGCCTCGACTGGCTGGGCGTGGTGGTGATCGCCTCGGTTGCGGCAGTGGGCGGCGGCACGCTGCGCGACCTGCTGCTCGACCGCCATCCGGTGTTCTGGATCCGCGACACCCGCTACGTCTACGTGATCCTGGCGGCAGCGGCGCTCACGATCGCCTGGGTGCACCTGATGCCGCTGCCCGAGCACGCGCTGGCCGTGGCCGACGCGCTGGGCCTCGGCCTGTTCGCCATCACGGGCGCGCAGATCGCCGAAGAGCGGCGCCTTCCGGCGGTCATCGTGATACTGGTCGGCACCATGAGCGGCGCCGCCGGAGGCCTGCTGCGCGACGTACTCACGGCCCGCATCCCGCTGTTGCTGAGCAGCGGCATCTACGGCTCGGCCGCCATCGCGGGAATTGCGGCCTATCTGCTCCTGCAGGCCGCCGGCACGCCGCGCCGCTGGGCGTTTCATGCCGGCCTGCTGCTGATCGTGGTGCTCCGGCTGGGCGGCATCTACGGCGGGTGGCACCTGCCAGTACTGCGTTTGCCGGGCTGAAATCGCGGTCGCCCTGCGGCCTGAAAACCAGTTCGGACGGGGTCGGACCGGCGCGCCCGTTAAACTTCGTCGGTTTTTCATGAAGGCGTCATGAAATTGTGATTGACGCGCCCCAGGAGTTCCAATGTTCGGCAAGCTGCTGCCCCGCGAGGGGAATTTTTTCGAGATGTTCAACCAGCACGCCGAGCGCATCGTCGAAGCGGCGCGGGCGTTCGAGCAACTCGTGGCCAACTACAGCGACGTGCACCTGCGCGAGCAGTACAACCGCGACGTCGACAATGCCGAGCGCGCGGCCGACCGCGTGACGCACGACGTCAACCGGCTCATCCACAAGACTTTCATCACGCCCATCGACCGCGAGCAGATCCACAAGCTCATCAATACGATGGACGACGTGGCCGACCTGATCCAGGATTCGGCCGAAACCATGGCGCTGTACGACGTGCGGCACATGACCGACGAGATCGTGCGCCTCACGGCCCTGAGCGTGAAGTGCTGCGACCGCCTGAAGGACGCCGTCAAGTTTCTCGGCAAGATCGCCGATCCGGCGGTGGCCGAGGCCACGCTGAAGACCTGCGAGGAAATCGACCGCCTCGAATCCGACGCCGACCGCGTGATGCGAAGCGCCATGAGCAAGCTGTTCCGCGAGGAGCCCGACGTTCGCGAGGTGATCAAGCTCAAGGCAATCTACGAGTTGCTCGAGACGATCACCGACAAATGCGAAGACGTGGCCAACGTGATCGAGGGCATCGTCCTCGAGAACTCCTGAGCGGTAGCGATCGATGGCAACGGTTCAGGTCGCCCTCTGGGTGGTGATATTGCTGGTCGCGCTCGCGATCGCCTTCGACTTCATGAACGGCTTCCACGACGCGGCGAACTCCATCGCCACCGTGGTGTCGACCGGCGTGCTCAAACCTGGGCACGCGGTGCTGTTCGCGGCCTTCTTCAACCTGATCGCGATCTTCATCTTTCACCTGAGCGTGGCGGCCACGGTGGGCAAGGGCATTGCCCAGCCTGGGGTGGTGGATGTGCACGTGGTCTTCGGCGCGCTCATCGGCGCCATCAGCTGGAACCTGGTGACCTGGTACTACGGCATTCCGAGCAGCTCGTCGCACGCGCTGATCGGCGGCATCGTGGGTGCCGTGATCGCGAAGACGGGTGCCAGCGGCCTGGTGGCCACCGGCATCTGGAAGACCGTGGCCTTCATCTTCGTTTCGCCGTTCCTCGGATTCGTGCTGGGCTCGATGATGATGGTGGTGGTGGCCTGGGG containing:
- a CDS encoding cysteine hydrolase family protein — translated: MKSCLIVIDAQESFRQRAYWSEEVARPYFAAQNALIEGCAAAGIPIVRVFHVDEPAVASHPFAIESGLVRPIEGLAAFEAAATFTKHRHSALVNSGLDIWLTQQGIGRLIVSGIRTEQCCETTTRHASDLGWEVDYVTEATLTFDMVQPDGRPLAAADIKARTAAVLDGRFATVCTVDQALERAGALPAETAAA
- a CDS encoding AI-2E family transporter, with product MTKPLVVNIDTKPQPASRNVVLASYLLMPAALLLVMWQHLLPGLLCVCIGFLATRRFARLIGGGLGRARLPQARADVLARVLAVTLVLLAPIALISVGLSQAREYIVDAPDQYRELLDYTARTVLELRLKLPPEIAVYLPEGAAEVQRVVANYLRAQAGSLALAGRAWLGGLLFAYVGLIVGGLAAIAPPPLQRRPLAAQLYRRITIFGEAFGQIVAAQFWIAAFNTLLTAIFLLFLLPLWGPHLPYTPALITLTFVAGLVPIVGNLVCNAVITLVALSVSPITALACLVFLIIIHKAEYVINAKVVGSRTQMRVWELLAVMFVAEAVFGPAGLVAAPLFYAYLKKELQAAGLV
- the purM gene encoding phosphoribosylformylglycinamidine cyclo-ligase; translated protein: MTSPTPTPLSYKDAGVDIDAGDALVDRIKPLAKKTLREGVLAGIGGFGALFEVPKRYKEPVLVSGTDGVGTKLKLAFEWNMHDTVGIDLVAMSVNDVLVQGAEPLFFLDYFACGKLDVDTAAAVIGGIARGCEISGCALIGGETAEMPGMYPAGEYDLAGFAVGAVEKSKILTGQNVKPGDVVLGLASAGVHSNGFSLVRKVIERAGADLPATLDGKPFRQAVMEPTHLYVKPVLEALAKHPIKALAHITGGGLLENIPRVLPEGTAAHLKKGSWPQTELFAWLQKVAGIDDIEMNRTFNNGIGMVVVIDAAEAAACAATLRTAGEAVYEIGTIAERGTGAAVVVG
- the hda gene encoding DnaA regulatory inactivator Hda, encoding MKQLALDIGIATGPSFDAFFAGPNEAALRHLQLWVGGAGNSVPHSPVPTYLWGEGGSGKTHLLESVRVALREQGASVGWLHAGLLEPPEFDERWGAVLLDDVHLYTAVQQHAAFNWFVNAQTLQRGVVAAGALPPADLSLREDLRTRLGWGHVFHLQVLSESERRAVLRQAADARGVMLSDDVLDYMLHRFSRDLGSLMELLTQLDGYALQTQRAITIPLIRSMLENE
- the pcnB gene encoding polynucleotide adenylyltransferase PcnB, producing MIKKFIDKLLGKSAGGAQGKSRFGKRQEVPAEVHKIDPALVDERAKNVVTTLQQAGYEAYVVGGAVRDLLLGLRPKDFDVATNATPEQVKSLFRRAFIIGRRFRIVHVVYGRGREHEVIEVSTFRAYMDNAAAEQVAGNERTSKGELASMKHAVDASGRVLRDNVWGPQEEDAARRDFTVNAMYYDPANQIVVDYHNGIKDAQKLTLRMIGDPATRYREDPVRIIRAIRFSAKLAALGFKMEAKTAAPLVESSKLLADVPQSRLFDEMLKLLQTGHAIATVEQLRKLGLVTGIYPLLDVVVERADSPFVKAALQDTDRRVGEGKPVAPSFLLACVLWADVRDGWAQRIEGRHGQRPQPPFPALQDAIDDVFNARIGDVSGRGKLAGDMREIWMMQPRFDKRTGSTPYSLVEQARFRAAFDFMRLRADVGEVSEAIAEWWQEFSTADDVRRQDLLEQVRDEQKTRQRVRTRDPVAPKPRGEPAARQRQADAEPRQGDDEEEAEVEAGAVPPDGEAAAPRKRRRRRKPRTGGGGSSGGEGGGSAEGA
- the folK gene encoding 2-amino-4-hydroxy-6-hydroxymethyldihydropteridine diphosphokinase, whose translation is MSTSDLPKDGKKSSKTSDKAKAAPPRAGGARPPPAGARKGPPGTPPARRAPARAPTSRPRGPREDYPTVQAFVAIGANLGDAEAAVKAAMTAIGALQRTQVTARSSLYRSEPVDAEGPDFINAVVAVRTGLDAEQFLVALQRLETQAGRERPFPNAPRTLDLDLLMHGNSVIDTPTLTLPHPRMRERAFVLKPLAEIAPDKVPRAALARVTGQVVKRIV
- a CDS encoding trimeric intracellular cation channel family protein, which produces MLLYVLDLAGVAVFAVSGALGAGHAGLDWLGVVVIASVAAVGGGTLRDLLLDRHPVFWIRDTRYVYVILAAAALTIAWVHLMPLPEHALAVADALGLGLFAITGAQIAEERRLPAVIVILVGTMSGAAGGLLRDVLTARIPLLLSSGIYGSAAIAGIAAYLLLQAAGTPRRWAFHAGLLLIVVLRLGGIYGGWHLPVLRLPG
- a CDS encoding DUF47 domain-containing protein, whose translation is MFGKLLPREGNFFEMFNQHAERIVEAARAFEQLVANYSDVHLREQYNRDVDNAERAADRVTHDVNRLIHKTFITPIDREQIHKLINTMDDVADLIQDSAETMALYDVRHMTDEIVRLTALSVKCCDRLKDAVKFLGKIADPAVAEATLKTCEEIDRLESDADRVMRSAMSKLFREEPDVREVIKLKAIYELLETITDKCEDVANVIEGIVLENS